A genomic segment from Chitinophaga flava encodes:
- the gatA gene encoding Asp-tRNA(Asn)/Glu-tRNA(Gln) amidotransferase subunit GatA gives MTEYSSIASFHKALYAGSTSCTERVRFYLNRIAQLKHLNAFLEVYEEEALVKAQELDERIKNGQPVGVLAGVVIGIKDVICYKGHNVSAASRILEGFTSLFSATAVERLLAADAIIIGNLNCDEFAMGSTNENSAYGPTLNALDNTRVPGGSSGGSAVAVQAGLCQVSLGSDTGGSVRQPADFCGIIGLKPTYGRISRHGLIAYASSFDQIGIFGKEIDDVASVLQVMAGPDEFDSTAAQQEVPDYLKNLSHNKSYRFAYLRDAQYHEGLDVEMRGGYIDLFESLVTAGHTVTGKGFDYLDYVVPAYYVLTTAEASSNLSRYDGVRFGHRTNEKNLDLIDFYKKNRSEGFGKEVKRRILLGTFVLSAGYYDAYYTKAQQVRRLVTEKLNDILEEFDAILMPTVPSTAFKLGEKTKDPIAMYLADIYTVLANLSGVPAISVPLGRHSNGMPYGVQIITKKFDEAALLQIAHQVMATERASIV, from the coding sequence TTGACTGAATACAGCAGTATAGCTTCATTTCATAAAGCATTATACGCCGGCAGTACAAGCTGTACAGAGAGAGTACGTTTTTACCTCAACCGTATAGCACAGTTAAAACACCTGAATGCCTTCCTGGAAGTATATGAGGAGGAGGCGCTGGTGAAAGCGCAGGAACTGGATGAACGTATTAAAAACGGTCAGCCGGTTGGCGTTTTAGCCGGAGTAGTGATAGGTATTAAAGATGTAATCTGTTATAAAGGCCATAATGTGAGTGCCGCTTCCAGAATACTGGAGGGGTTTACATCGCTTTTTTCCGCCACAGCTGTGGAAAGACTGCTGGCAGCGGATGCGATTATCATTGGTAATCTTAACTGCGACGAGTTTGCAATGGGATCTACCAATGAGAACTCAGCTTATGGTCCCACGCTGAACGCACTGGATAATACCCGGGTTCCGGGTGGTTCTTCAGGAGGCTCAGCAGTAGCTGTACAGGCAGGCCTCTGTCAGGTTAGCCTGGGTAGCGACACCGGCGGCTCTGTCCGCCAACCAGCTGATTTTTGCGGCATAATCGGGCTTAAGCCCACCTATGGCCGTATATCACGTCACGGGCTCATCGCCTATGCCTCTTCTTTTGATCAGATAGGCATTTTTGGCAAGGAAATTGACGATGTGGCGAGTGTTCTGCAAGTGATGGCAGGACCTGATGAGTTCGATAGTACAGCGGCTCAACAAGAAGTTCCCGACTACCTGAAAAATCTGTCACACAATAAAAGTTACAGGTTTGCGTATTTAAGAGATGCCCAGTACCATGAAGGATTGGATGTTGAAATGAGAGGTGGTTATATCGATCTTTTTGAAAGCCTCGTAACTGCCGGACACACCGTAACTGGTAAAGGCTTTGATTATCTTGACTATGTGGTTCCCGCCTATTATGTGCTGACAACAGCAGAGGCATCCTCTAATTTGTCCCGCTATGATGGTGTCAGATTTGGGCATAGGACCAACGAAAAGAACCTCGATCTGATCGATTTTTACAAAAAAAACAGATCGGAAGGGTTTGGTAAAGAAGTAAAACGTCGTATATTACTGGGGACTTTTGTGCTGAGCGCAGGTTATTACGACGCATATTATACAAAGGCACAACAAGTCAGGAGATTAGTTACCGAAAAACTGAATGACATCCTAGAAGAATTCGACGCTATTTTAATGCCAACTGTACCGTCGACAGCCTTTAAATTAGGGGAAAAAACAAAAGACCCGATTGCTATGTACCTGGCAGATATTTATACGGTACTGGCCAATCTGTCAGGGGTCCCGGCTATTTCAGTGCCGTTGGGCCGGCATTCAAACGGAATGCCATACGGTGTACAGATCATCACAAAGAAGTTTGACGAAGCAGCCCTGTTGCAAATTGCCCATCAAGTGATGGCAACGGAAAGGGCTTCGATTGTTTAA
- a CDS encoding lytic transglycosylase domain-containing protein: MRKIFLLLLLPALSFGSVEVMGSNSVPKETASPSVSRDTTLSKFRKVHLPKDSLVPSPTTMAVKKAAQSLPNNIRSAKVYEQINNNLVAGYVNNYATRYSQHLQTMIERGQPYFSMVEKIFREHGIPEEMKYLAVIESSFNTNARSRVGAVGAWQFMAGTARLFGLNVGKRVDERKDFYKSTLAAAQYLNQLYNQFGDWLLVVAAYNCGPGGVQRAMKASGREDFWGMQYFLPAESRNHVYKFIATGYILDRFNNFFGVSDDMAPAVAENTSTAAAAPTARGPLTEDEIFSSVEINVTGKYKLEAIAKKLDMPLAELDRFNPGFAKAMSSAENNYDLRIPKDKMKQFLAEKNEILKESVQLALDDKATGVDKSKFPAPAKMQAEGVASAKKANTSAKKSSSKKHTAAKKHSKKKTAHKK, translated from the coding sequence ATGAGAAAAATCTTTTTACTATTGCTGTTGCCAGCATTGAGTTTTGGAAGTGTGGAGGTTATGGGTAGCAACAGCGTACCTAAAGAGACAGCGTCTCCATCGGTCTCGCGTGACACTACATTATCTAAATTCCGCAAGGTGCACTTGCCGAAGGATAGCTTAGTGCCTTCTCCCACCACTATGGCGGTGAAAAAAGCTGCCCAGAGCCTGCCTAATAATATTCGCAGTGCTAAAGTATATGAGCAGATCAATAACAACCTGGTTGCTGGTTATGTAAATAACTATGCTACCCGGTACAGTCAGCATCTGCAAACCATGATCGAAAGAGGTCAGCCTTATTTCTCCATGGTAGAAAAAATCTTCCGTGAGCACGGTATTCCGGAAGAAATGAAATATCTCGCTGTAATTGAATCCAGCTTTAATACCAACGCTCGTTCCAGAGTAGGTGCTGTAGGTGCATGGCAGTTTATGGCCGGTACCGCCCGTCTCTTTGGTCTGAACGTTGGAAAAAGAGTAGACGAAAGGAAAGATTTCTATAAGTCTACCTTGGCTGCCGCCCAATACCTCAACCAGCTGTATAACCAGTTTGGTGACTGGCTCCTGGTAGTGGCTGCCTACAACTGTGGCCCCGGTGGAGTACAACGTGCTATGAAAGCCAGCGGCCGTGAAGATTTCTGGGGTATGCAGTATTTTCTGCCCGCAGAATCCCGTAACCACGTATATAAATTTATTGCTACCGGTTATATCCTCGACAGATTCAACAACTTCTTTGGTGTGAGCGATGACATGGCTCCTGCTGTAGCTGAAAACACCAGCACAGCAGCGGCTGCTCCTACTGCCAGAGGCCCTCTGACAGAAGATGAAATCTTCTCCAGTGTGGAAATCAATGTTACCGGTAAATACAAACTGGAGGCTATCGCCAAAAAACTGGATATGCCTCTGGCCGAACTGGACAGATTTAATCCTGGCTTTGCTAAAGCAATGTCCAGCGCTGAAAACAACTACGACCTGCGCATCCCGAAAGACAAGATGAAGCAGTTCCTGGCTGAGAAAAACGAGATCCTGAAAGAGTCTGTACAGTTGGCGTTGGATGATAAAGCAACAGGTGTAGACAAATCTAAATTCCCTGCACCGGCTAAAATGCAGGCTGAAGGAGTTGCTTCTGCTAAAAAAGCAAACACCAGTGCTAAAAAATCCAGCAGCAAAAAACATACGGCTGCTAAAAAACATTCCAAAAAGAAAACTGCTCATAAAAAGTAG
- a CDS encoding cation:proton antiporter, producing MKKRLLLYPAIIGLFGVLIWVILQQGQLLPVKQTEAPVATVAHVSQPAPDNSWWQYLDNFKHPLSLLLLQIILIMVMARAFGILANKVKQPSVVGEIIAGVLLGPSLLGWVMPSFSAFLFPVDSMKNLQFLSQIGLAFFMFIVGMELDISKIRNKAHDAVMISHASIVVPFFLGVWLAYYLFTSFAPAGVSFLAFALFMGIAMSITAFPVLARIVQERKLTGTPLGTLAITCAAADDITAWCILAVVVAIVKAGGFVSALVTIVLAIIFVGTMLWLVRPWLNRTISRHIARNRQKAAVSVVFFTLLLSALATEVIGIHALFGAFLAGVIMPQQTDIKQLLTDKLEDVSVLLLLPIFFVYTGLRTQIGLLNESHLWSVCGMIMLVAVAGKFGGSTLTARLMGQSWRQSVAVGALMNTRGLMELVVLNIGYDLGILSPSIFAMMVLMALATTFMTGPLLDLVAFSEKKKKKKGILVV from the coding sequence ATGAAAAAGCGCCTTCTCCTCTACCCCGCCATCATAGGCCTGTTTGGGGTATTGATATGGGTAATCCTGCAACAAGGACAGTTGTTGCCTGTAAAACAGACAGAAGCCCCTGTGGCAACAGTAGCCCATGTTTCACAACCTGCACCGGACAACTCCTGGTGGCAATATCTCGATAACTTCAAGCACCCGTTAAGCCTTTTGTTGCTGCAGATTATCCTGATTATGGTGATGGCACGCGCATTTGGCATACTGGCCAATAAGGTAAAACAACCGTCAGTAGTAGGTGAAATCATTGCAGGGGTATTGTTGGGTCCTTCTCTGCTGGGCTGGGTTATGCCTTCGTTTTCCGCCTTCCTCTTTCCCGTTGACTCCATGAAGAATTTACAGTTCCTCAGTCAGATAGGTCTGGCCTTTTTTATGTTTATCGTGGGAATGGAGCTGGATATCAGCAAAATCAGGAACAAGGCACACGATGCAGTAATGATTAGTCATGCCAGTATTGTAGTACCCTTTTTCCTGGGCGTATGGCTGGCCTACTATCTCTTTACCAGCTTCGCGCCTGCAGGAGTTAGCTTCCTGGCCTTTGCGCTGTTTATGGGTATCGCTATGAGTATTACTGCCTTTCCGGTGCTGGCCCGTATCGTACAGGAAAGAAAACTGACCGGTACACCGCTGGGCACGCTGGCCATTACCTGTGCAGCAGCCGATGATATTACTGCCTGGTGTATACTGGCAGTAGTGGTGGCCATTGTAAAAGCCGGTGGTTTTGTTAGTGCACTTGTCACCATTGTGCTGGCCATTATTTTTGTAGGAACGATGCTGTGGCTGGTACGCCCATGGCTCAACCGTACCATCAGCAGACATATAGCCAGAAATCGACAGAAAGCGGCCGTTTCCGTGGTTTTCTTCACCTTACTACTGTCAGCCCTGGCAACCGAGGTAATAGGCATCCATGCCCTGTTTGGTGCTTTCCTGGCGGGAGTGATCATGCCACAGCAGACCGATATCAAACAACTGCTCACAGATAAACTGGAAGATGTCAGCGTGTTATTGCTGTTACCGATATTTTTTGTGTACACCGGCCTCAGAACACAGATTGGGTTGCTGAATGAAAGTCACCTGTGGAGTGTATGTGGTATGATCATGCTGGTAGCCGTAGCCGGTAAGTTCGGCGGCAGTACTTTGACTGCCCGGCTCATGGGCCAGTCCTGGCGGCAATCCGTGGCTGTTGGCGCGCTGATGAACACCCGTGGCCTGATGGAACTGGTAGTACTCAATATTGGCTATGACCTGGGTATCCTCTCTCCGAGCATATTTGCAATGATGGTACTGATGGCACTGGCCACCACCTTCATGACCGGGCCTCTGCTCGATCTGGTGGCGTTCAGTGAGAAGAAGAAGAAGAAGAAGGGAATACTGGTTGTATAG
- a CDS encoding phosphoglycerate kinase, protein MSKFSDYNFNGRKALVRVDFNVPLNDKFEITDDTRMRAAVPTIKKILKDGGAVILMSHLGRPKDGPSDKYSLKHLVYHLISLLGGTTVKFATDCVGPVAHKAAADLQMGEVLLLENLRFHKAEEKGDPSFAEELAKLGNVYVNDAFGTAHRAHASTAIIAQYFSKPDRMFGLLMEAEVTNAEKVLNNAEAPFTAILGGAKVSDKILIIETLMERANNIIIGGGMAYTFLKAQGKEIGNSLCENDKLDLANELLDKAKTKNVKLILPVDSVAADKFAPDAATQVVSNDNIPAGWMGLDVGPESVELFSKTIQQSKTILWNGPMGVFEMEAFQKGTKGVADAIVTATAQGSFSLVGGGDSVAAVNQFGLAEKVSYVSTGGGAMLEFFEGKTLPGIAAI, encoded by the coding sequence ATGAGCAAATTCTCCGACTATAACTTCAATGGCCGCAAAGCCCTGGTCCGTGTGGATTTCAACGTTCCCCTGAACGACAAGTTCGAAATTACTGACGACACCCGCATGAGGGCTGCCGTTCCTACCATCAAAAAAATCCTGAAAGACGGTGGTGCCGTAATACTCATGTCCCACCTCGGCCGTCCGAAAGATGGTCCCAGCGATAAATATTCCTTAAAACATCTCGTATATCACCTCATCTCCCTCCTCGGTGGCACCACTGTTAAGTTTGCTACCGACTGCGTAGGCCCTGTAGCCCATAAAGCCGCTGCAGACCTGCAAATGGGCGAAGTGCTGCTGCTCGAAAACCTGCGCTTCCACAAAGCAGAAGAGAAAGGTGATCCTTCTTTCGCTGAAGAACTCGCCAAACTGGGCAATGTATACGTAAACGATGCCTTTGGCACCGCGCACCGTGCACACGCTTCCACAGCTATCATCGCACAATACTTCTCCAAACCTGACCGTATGTTCGGGCTCCTCATGGAAGCAGAAGTAACCAATGCTGAAAAAGTACTTAACAACGCTGAAGCGCCTTTCACTGCTATCCTCGGTGGTGCCAAAGTGAGCGATAAAATCCTCATCATAGAAACACTGATGGAGCGCGCCAACAACATCATCATTGGTGGTGGTATGGCTTACACTTTCCTCAAAGCCCAGGGCAAGGAAATCGGTAACTCCCTCTGTGAAAATGATAAACTGGACCTGGCCAACGAACTGCTCGATAAAGCCAAAACCAAAAATGTAAAACTCATCCTGCCTGTTGACTCCGTTGCTGCAGATAAATTTGCGCCGGATGCCGCAACACAGGTAGTTTCCAACGATAACATCCCTGCCGGATGGATGGGCCTCGACGTAGGTCCTGAAAGTGTTGAACTGTTCAGCAAAACTATCCAGCAATCCAAAACCATTCTGTGGAACGGTCCAATGGGTGTTTTTGAAATGGAAGCCTTCCAGAAAGGTACCAAAGGAGTGGCTGATGCTATCGTAACTGCCACTGCTCAGGGCTCCTTCTCCCTCGTTGGTGGCGGTGACTCCGTTGCAGCTGTCAACCAGTTCGGACTGGCCGAAAAAGTAAGCTACGTTTCCACCGGCGGTGGTGCCATGCTGGAGTTTTTCGAAGGAAAAACACTGCCAGGCATCGCAGCAATCTGA
- the gap gene encoding type I glyceraldehyde-3-phosphate dehydrogenase, protein MGTTLKIGINGFGRIGRLVYRQIYKMPGIDVVAINDLTSPTVLAHLLKYDSAQGRFDAEVKHSENAINVNGEDVKIYAQKDPSQIPWKDHGIDVVIECTGFFTDKDKASAHIAAGAKRVVISAPATGDLKTIVFNVNHHLLDGSETVISCASCTTNCLAPMAKVLQDNYGINTGLMTTIHAYTNDQNTLDAPHPKGDLRRARAAAANIVPNSTGAAKAIGLVLPELKGKLDGNAQRVPTITGSLTELTTILNKKVTAEEINAAMKAASNESFGYTEDEIVSSDVIGIHYGSLFDATQTKVMTVGDQQLVKTVSWYDNEMSYVSQLVRTVRYFAGLISK, encoded by the coding sequence ATGGGAACTACTCTCAAAATTGGTATTAATGGTTTCGGCCGCATTGGTCGTTTGGTATACCGCCAGATTTACAAAATGCCCGGCATTGATGTGGTTGCTATCAATGATCTCACCAGCCCTACAGTGCTGGCGCATTTGCTGAAATATGATTCAGCACAGGGTAGGTTTGATGCAGAAGTTAAACATTCTGAGAACGCAATTAATGTGAACGGTGAAGATGTGAAGATATATGCACAGAAAGATCCGTCCCAGATTCCCTGGAAAGACCATGGTATTGATGTTGTGATCGAGTGTACCGGTTTCTTTACTGATAAAGATAAAGCATCCGCCCACATCGCTGCTGGCGCCAAGAGAGTTGTAATTTCCGCTCCGGCTACCGGTGATCTGAAAACGATCGTTTTCAATGTAAACCACCATCTCCTCGATGGTAGCGAGACTGTTATCTCCTGCGCTTCCTGCACCACCAACTGCCTGGCTCCTATGGCTAAAGTACTGCAGGACAACTACGGTATCAATACCGGCTTAATGACTACTATTCACGCTTACACCAACGACCAGAACACCCTCGATGCTCCGCATCCTAAAGGTGACCTGCGCCGTGCCCGTGCTGCTGCTGCTAACATCGTACCTAACAGTACCGGTGCTGCAAAAGCTATCGGCCTGGTATTACCTGAACTGAAAGGTAAACTGGATGGTAACGCTCAACGTGTACCAACTATCACCGGTTCCCTCACCGAACTGACTACTATCCTCAACAAAAAAGTAACTGCAGAAGAAATCAATGCAGCTATGAAAGCAGCTTCCAACGAATCTTTCGGTTATACTGAAGATGAAATTGTAAGCTCCGATGTCATCGGTATCCACTACGGTTCCCTGTTCGATGCTACACAGACTAAAGTAATGACTGTTGGCGATCAGCAACTGGTTAAAACCGTTTCCTGGTACGATAACGAAATGAGTTATGTTTCTCAGCTGGTACGTACTGTAAGGTACTTCGCCGGTCTGATCAGCAAATAA
- a CDS encoding DUF1345 domain-containing protein, protein MKRRKLLKDVFNLHPLRRILISLSLTLVVAVILMLNHVQLSALVFYMLLWDVFAISYITTGWIVFFKRSVTDIRNWARIDDGSRIFVTIILLLASFASMVTIVLLMVSSQEKDGTYLPVAITGILSSWAMVHTTYSFHYANLYYDDDVTDKNRHAGGLDFPNEKHPDYLDFAYFSFVIGMTFQVSDVQIANRILRRSVLVHGLLSYILNTFVVALTINLIAGLKH, encoded by the coding sequence ATGAAACGCAGAAAGCTGCTCAAAGATGTCTTTAACTTGCATCCGCTCCGTCGTATACTGATCAGCCTTAGCCTGACACTAGTGGTTGCTGTTATACTCATGCTCAACCATGTCCAACTGAGCGCGCTGGTATTTTATATGTTGTTATGGGACGTATTTGCCATCTCCTACATCACCACCGGCTGGATCGTTTTCTTTAAACGATCTGTGACAGATATCCGTAACTGGGCCCGTATAGACGATGGCAGCCGCATCTTTGTAACCATCATCCTGTTATTGGCCTCCTTTGCCAGTATGGTCACCATCGTACTGCTGATGGTATCAAGCCAGGAAAAAGATGGAACCTATCTGCCCGTAGCCATCACCGGGATACTGTCATCCTGGGCTATGGTACATACTACCTACAGCTTTCATTATGCTAACCTCTACTACGATGATGATGTGACCGATAAAAATCGTCACGCCGGCGGACTCGACTTCCCTAATGAAAAACATCCCGACTACCTAGATTTCGCCTATTTCTCTTTTGTGATAGGCATGACCTTCCAGGTTTCTGATGTACAGATCGCCAATCGCATTCTCCGCCGTTCCGTACTGGTACACGGATTGCTGTCTTATATCCTCAATACTTTTGTAGTGGCTTTAACCATCAATCTGATTGCGGGGCTTAAACATTAA
- a CDS encoding sensor histidine kinase, with protein sequence MIHKFIQVITSQRYPAARHLYCLLCLIVMAGTAIGQQTNLSYHFRHLDISTGLASNHVSAILQDRKGFIWIASTALQRYDGTNLVTMANFDRVPGSIYYDDICLCEDNRGRIWMGTPDNIRVYDPVTTLIKTLKVANRAELPEGLQCSNIIQDHAGVMWATTRDGLMRFEEATFSFHKAAGIPETDRLQMQDALMEDEAGNLWVSGQEHLYILDRDRKQLFTSDHNPQRLRILDIHNSFKKIYTDADHQIWLAGRGGILYHYDPLKNTLKEHHFITPDTKHYPAAKQQTDPIFDVLADGDNRLWVATEKGGIFRFNKATRQFDVNITGNNTDERGFHYDYEANCMLSDREGHLWIGTDHGINILSMHNTSFRMFDHRTSFSKTKERLPAAEVTGVFQGSNGDIYVGYWGKGFSRLSSQLQLLGNYFRSGDSTTSIPEERGLVWSFTELKDGTILVGQENGRLSLFNPATGRFTRHLSSPALYQQTLLRMLVRDTMVWIGLYKRGLASWNPRANQFIHYHEITDSLKRPLSVMQIVAEKDSLLWLGSSSGGLILFNPRSRRIVDRQTFEWDKHIYNNVTSLVRYNDSTLLAGTDHGLWVYNTRHDTYTPVKINGKLFDEWVLSIREDIPGKVWFTTPYGFYRLTLPDKLETFTQNDDIIDNTRKVRRRITWLKDGRLLVGASDHFVVFEPDKLEVAPPPPDVTIVNMKALDSTVLIEEALRDGKPVELNHRQNFIGVEFKSLLYHHEKIRYYYQLEGLDENWVSAESILVAKYTNLAPGHYTFRVRAVNTAGTFSRDISELKIFIRPAFWQTSWFRLLCLFIAIALVYLYFRLRITSVKKEARERAAIQQQMAQLEMKALRAQMNPHFIFNALNSIQTFMMKSETEQALSYLARFARLIRNVLDNSQLNNIPVSKEVNMLTNYLELEKLRFTDQFEYQFIIDPALELDLVEIPTMILQPFVENAIWHGILHTRTQGRITITFSRKEDRVLCSVEDNGVGREKSAVLRKMEKQHYSRGLQITRDRLQLYNSRFNVDASFDIEDLTDEAGNPTGTRVNIWFPYVEE encoded by the coding sequence ATGATCCACAAATTTATTCAGGTTATTACATCACAACGGTATCCTGCAGCCAGGCACCTGTATTGCCTGTTGTGCCTGATCGTCATGGCCGGTACTGCAATAGGACAGCAGACAAATCTCTCTTATCATTTCAGGCATCTGGACATCAGCACCGGACTTGCGAGCAATCACGTTTCGGCTATCCTGCAGGACCGCAAAGGATTTATCTGGATTGCCAGTACCGCCCTGCAACGGTATGATGGTACCAACCTGGTCACCATGGCTAATTTCGACCGTGTACCCGGTTCCATCTACTACGATGATATCTGCCTCTGTGAAGATAACCGTGGCCGTATATGGATGGGTACCCCCGATAATATTCGTGTATACGATCCTGTTACTACCCTTATCAAAACACTTAAAGTAGCCAACAGGGCCGAACTGCCGGAAGGACTTCAATGCAGTAATATCATCCAGGACCATGCCGGTGTAATGTGGGCCACTACCCGTGATGGCCTCATGCGATTTGAGGAAGCTACCTTTAGCTTCCACAAAGCAGCCGGTATACCGGAAACAGACCGGCTGCAGATGCAGGATGCCCTCATGGAAGATGAAGCCGGCAATCTGTGGGTAAGCGGTCAGGAACATCTCTACATCCTGGACCGTGACCGTAAGCAGTTATTCACATCCGATCATAATCCCCAACGTTTACGGATACTCGATATCCATAACAGCTTCAAAAAAATATATACCGACGCCGATCATCAAATATGGCTGGCCGGAAGAGGTGGTATCCTCTATCACTATGATCCGCTGAAAAACACACTGAAAGAACATCATTTTATCACCCCTGATACCAAACATTATCCTGCCGCAAAGCAGCAAACAGACCCCATTTTTGACGTGTTGGCCGATGGTGACAACCGGCTGTGGGTAGCTACGGAAAAAGGAGGAATCTTCCGCTTTAATAAAGCGACCCGGCAGTTTGATGTAAACATTACCGGTAATAATACAGACGAACGTGGTTTTCATTATGACTATGAAGCCAACTGCATGCTGAGCGACCGGGAAGGGCACCTCTGGATAGGCACCGATCATGGTATCAATATCCTCAGTATGCACAATACTTCCTTCCGGATGTTTGATCATCGTACGTCCTTCAGCAAAACAAAGGAACGACTGCCCGCCGCAGAAGTGACGGGTGTTTTCCAGGGGAGTAACGGCGACATATATGTGGGGTACTGGGGGAAAGGTTTCAGCAGGCTGTCTTCTCAATTACAACTACTGGGCAATTACTTCCGCAGTGGCGACAGTACTACCTCTATTCCTGAAGAACGGGGATTGGTATGGAGTTTTACGGAGCTGAAGGATGGAACTATCCTGGTGGGACAGGAGAATGGAAGGCTTTCTTTGTTTAACCCTGCCACCGGCCGGTTTACCCGGCATCTCAGTTCACCGGCATTATATCAGCAAACCCTGCTTCGTATGCTGGTAAGGGATACAATGGTATGGATAGGATTGTATAAACGCGGCCTTGCCAGCTGGAATCCGCGGGCTAACCAGTTTATACACTACCACGAGATCACCGATTCTCTGAAACGTCCGCTTTCCGTGATGCAGATAGTTGCTGAAAAAGATTCCCTGTTATGGCTTGGTTCCAGCAGTGGCGGCCTTATTCTGTTTAATCCGCGCTCCCGGCGGATCGTGGACAGACAGACTTTTGAATGGGATAAACATATTTACAACAATGTTACCTCACTGGTAAGATACAACGATAGTACACTGCTGGCCGGCACAGACCACGGGCTATGGGTTTACAATACCCGTCATGATACCTACACGCCTGTTAAAATCAACGGAAAGCTTTTTGACGAATGGGTACTGAGTATCCGGGAAGATATTCCCGGGAAAGTATGGTTTACCACTCCTTACGGCTTTTACCGCCTTACACTGCCTGATAAACTGGAAACATTTACCCAGAATGATGATATCATCGACAATACCCGGAAAGTGCGCCGCCGCATCACCTGGCTGAAGGACGGAAGGCTACTGGTAGGTGCCTCTGATCATTTTGTGGTCTTTGAACCAGACAAGCTGGAAGTGGCGCCACCACCACCTGATGTCACCATCGTAAATATGAAAGCACTGGACAGTACAGTGCTGATTGAAGAGGCTCTGCGGGATGGCAAACCGGTAGAGTTGAACCACCGGCAGAATTTTATCGGGGTAGAGTTTAAAAGTCTGTTGTATCATCACGAAAAGATCCGTTACTATTACCAGCTGGAAGGCCTTGATGAAAACTGGGTGAGCGCTGAAAGCATATTGGTGGCCAAATATACCAACCTGGCTCCCGGACATTACACTTTTCGCGTAAGGGCTGTTAATACTGCCGGTACTTTCTCCAGAGACATCAGTGAGCTGAAAATCTTTATCCGGCCTGCTTTCTGGCAAACTTCGTGGTTCCGGTTATTGTGTTTGTTCATCGCAATTGCGCTGGTATACCTGTATTTTAGACTACGTATCACGTCTGTAAAAAAAGAAGCCCGCGAACGGGCCGCCATCCAGCAACAAATGGCGCAGCTGGAAATGAAAGCCCTGCGTGCGCAGATGAACCCGCATTTTATCTTTAATGCACTCAACTCCATACAGACATTTATGATGAAAAGCGAAACAGAACAGGCATTGTCTTACCTGGCCCGTTTCGCAAGGCTTATCCGTAATGTGCTCGACAATTCCCAACTGAATAATATCCCCGTTTCCAAAGAGGTAAATATGCTGACCAATTACCTGGAACTGGAGAAATTACGTTTCACCGATCAGTTTGAATACCAGTTTATCATCGATCCTGCACTGGAGCTCGATCTGGTGGAGATTCCTACCATGATACTGCAACCCTTTGTGGAAAATGCCATCTGGCATGGTATTCTGCACACCCGCACTCAGGGAAGGATTACCATCACGTTTTCCAGAAAGGAAGACAGGGTATTGTGTAGTGTGGAAGACAACGGAGTGGGGAGAGAAAAATCAGCTGTCCTGCGGAAGATGGAGAAACAGCATTACTCGCGTGGCCTGCAAATTACGCGCGACCGGCTTCAGTTGTATAACAGCCGTTTTAATGTAGATGCCAGCTTTGATATTGAAGATCTGACAGATGAAGCCGGCAACCCAACAGGAACAAGGGTCAATATATGGTTCCCCTATGTAGAGGAATAG